The following DNA comes from Ornithinimicrobium avium.
GCCTCCGACGTGTGGGCGCTGGGCGCGACCCTCTACACGGCGGTGGAGGGGCACCGTCCCTTCCCGGACGCCGGCAACGCCGTCGCCCAGCTGCACGCGATCGCCCGCGGCGAGCCGACGCCGCCGGAGCGGGCCGGTGTCCTCGCGCCGGTCCTGCGCGGCATGCTCGACCCCGACCCCGCCACGCGCTGGACCGCCGACCGGGCGGCCCGCGCGCTGACCGGTGCGGCCCGGGGCCTGCCCGCCGACGACGATGCGCAGGGATGGCCCGGCGTCGGCGTCGCAGGTGGGGCAGCGGCCGGAGCCGCGGCCTCCGACGCCGGCCAGCGCACGGCATACCCCCAGGGCGACCCCACCCAGGCGGTGGACGCCGCCGGGACGACCCGGCAGGTGCCCGTCCAGGGCGAGACCCCCGCCGCCACGGCCGGACGTCGGCCGCCCCGGGCGGCCGCGTCCTACGCCGGGCGGGGGGGTGCTCTGCAGCACCGGCGGCGCGGCGTCCGCCCGGGCGTCGTCCTCGGGTGGCTGATCGGCGTCCTGCTCGCCGCCGCGCTCGCCTGGTTGGTGTGGACGATCGCCGGCGACGGCCCGGGCGGCGGCACCGACGGCTCGTCGGAGACCACCAGCTCGCAGTCCGGCTCGGCCGTCACCGCGGACGAGGCGGGACAGCTGGTCCGGACGTTCTACGAAGCGCTGGCCACCGAAGGGCTGGAGGCGGCCCGCGGCTACCTCGGCCCGGACGCGGCCGTCGACCCGGAGATCGCGGACGGCCTCACGAGGGTGAGCTGGAACCGGGTCGACCCCGTGCCGCAGGCCGACGGCTCGGTGGAGGTGACCACCGACGTGGAGTACTACTACGGGGACGTCCGCTACGCGCAGCAGGAGGTCCTGGTCGTCGCCCGGCCCGAGGGCGGAGCCGCCCCGCTCATCGTCTCCCGCACCACGAGCGACCCGGTCATCACCACGGGGGGCACCGACGAGCACGCGGGGTCCGGCGACGCGGGGGACGGCGACGCGGGGGACGGCGACGCGGGGTCCGACGGCACCGGGGACGCCGCCTCCGCGCCCGCGGTGGACCCGGCACACGCCCCCGACCCGGCGGACGCAGCCCATCCCTCCGACACGCGCGGGAACAGCGGCCAGGCCAAGAACGACAACGGCAAGGGCAACAACGGCAAGGGCCGGGGTTCCGGGGGCTGAGCCTCAGAGGCTGCGCCCGATGAGCTCCTTCATGATCTCGTTGGTGCCGCCGTAGATCTTCTGCACGCGGGCCGAGGCGTACATGCGCGCGATCGGGTACTCGGTCATGAAGCCGTAGCCGCCGAAGACCTGCAGGGCCCGGTCGATCAGCTCGCACTGCTTGTCGGTGGCGAAATACTTGGCCATCGAGGCGGTGGCGGGGTCGAGCCTGCCCTGGAGGTGCAGCCCGATGCAGTGATCGACGAGGGTGCGGGTGGCGAGGGCCTCGGTCGTGCACTCGGCCAGCTCGAAGCGCAGGTTCTGGAAGGCGAGGATCGGGCGCCCGAAGGCCTCGCGCTCCTTGGCGTAGTCGACGGCCAGGCGCACCGCGGTCTCCGCGGCGGCGACCGCGGTGACGGCGATGATGAGGCGCTCCTGCCCGAGCTGCTGCATGAGCTGGACGAATCCCCGCCCCAGGCCCGCCTCCCCGCCCAGGACGTTGTCGGCCGGGACACGCATGTCCTCGAAGAACAGCTCCATCGTGTCCTGGTACTTCAGGCCGACCTTCTCCAGCTGGCGGCCGCGGGAGAAGCCCGGCAGGTCCGTGGTCTCGGCGACGATGAGGGACAGTCCCCGACCGCCCTCGCCACCGGTGCGGACGACGATGACGACCAGGTCTGCGTGCAGTCCGTTGGAGACGAAGGTCTTGGAGCCGTCGACCACGTAGTGCTCGCCGTCCAGGCTGGCCGAGGTGCGCAGCGCCTGCAGGTCCGAACCGGCTCCCGGCTCGGTCATCGCGATCGCGCCGACGAGCTCGCCCGAGGCCATCCCGGGCAGCCAGCGCTGCTTCTGCTCCTCGGTGCCGTAGGCGAGGATGTAGTGCGCGACGATAGCGCTGTGGACCTGGCTGCCCCAGCCGTCGTCGACCGCGCGGGCCTGCTCCTCGGCGATGACCGCCTCGTGGGCGAAGGTGCCCCCGCCACCGCCGTACTCCTCGGGGATCGACATGCACAGCAGGCCGGCCTCCCCCGCCCTGTTCCAGAACTCGCGGTCGACCGCGCCGGCCTTGGACCAGCGGTCGACGTGCGGGGTGAGCTCCCGCTCGAAGAAGGTCCGGGCGAGCGCGCGAACGTCGTCGAGGTCCTCGGTCATCCAGGGTGAGCGGTAGGGGGCGGGCGCGAGCATGTGCATCTCCATCGGGTCAGCAGTCGTCCCCTCGCGACACGATGCTTGCACAACTACCATGCACCTGTACGGTCCCGCAGGTCCACCGAGCGTGGTCGGGTTTCCTCCCACACGCGCCAGGAGGACCTGCGCCGCGGAGGAGGAGCATCGTGACTGGCGCAGAACCTCTCGACGGCATCAGGATCGTCTCGGTCGCGATCAACCTGCCGGGCCCGGCTGCGGTCGCGCGGCTGGTGGCCCTGGGTGCGTCCGCCGTCACCGTGCTGCCGCCTGGCGGGGACCCGCTGCAGAGGTACGCACCGGCCTACTTCGAGGAGTTGCACTCCGGTCAGGACCTGCGGACCGCCGACCTCAGGACGGAGGCCGGCCGGGCCGAGGTCGAGGGGCTGCTCGCGACCGCCGACGTCCTGGTCACCTCGTCGCGGCCGTCGGCGCTGGAGCGGATGGGCCTGGACTTCGCGCGCGTGCACGAGCGGCACCCGCAGGTCTGCCAGGTCGACATCGTCGGCTACCCCGGGGACGCGGCGGAGGCCGCCGGCCACGACCTGACCTACCAGGCGGCCCACGGCCTGATCGCCGGCGGGCGGATGCCCTCGACCCTCACCGTCGACCTCGCCGGCGCCGAGCGGGCGGCGGCGGAGGCCTGCGCCTCGCTCGTCGCTCGCGCCCGCGTCGGCGAGGGTGTCCGCCGCGAGGTGCCCCTGTCGGACCTGGCGCAGACGTTCTCCGGTCCGCTGCGGGCCGGCCTGACCGGGCCCGGGCAGCCGCTCGGCGGCGGTCTGTCGGTCTACGGCACCTACGACACCCGGGAGGGCAGGATCGCGGTGGCCGCCCTGGAACCGCACTTCGCCGCGACCCTGCTGGCGGCCCTGGGGCTGGAGCCGCAGGACTGCACCCGGGAGCGGCTGGGCCGGGCCTTCTCCGGGCGCACCGCCGCCGAGTGGCAGGCCTGGGCCGCCGAGCACGACATCCCGCTCGTCGCCGTCCGGGCCGACCCGCACGGTCTGGACGGCCTCCGGACGGGGCCGTTCAGCCCTTGAGCAGCTGGCGAGCCATGACGATGCGCTGGACCTGGTTGGTCCCCTCGTAGATCTGGGTGATCTTGGCGTCGCGCATCATCCGCTCGACGGGGAAGTCCTTGGTGTAGCCGTAGCCGCCGAAGAGCTGCACCGCGTCGGTGGTGATCTCCATCGCCGCGTCGGAGGCGAAGCACTTCGCGGCGGCCCCGAAGAAGGGCAGGTCGGTGTCGCCGCGCTCGGACCTGGCCGCCGCGACGTAGACCATCTGCCGGGCGACCTCCAGCTTCATGCCCATGTCCGCGAGCATGAACTGCACGCCCTGGAACTCGGCGATCGCCTTGCCGAACTGCTGGCGCTCCTTGACGTAGGCCAGCGCCGCGTCGAGCGCGCCCTGGGCGATGCCGACGGCCTGCGCGCCGATGGTGACGCGGGTGTGGTCCAGGGTGCGCAGCGCGATCTTCAGACCCTCGCCGCGCTCGCCGACCATCCGGTCGCCGGGGATGACGCAGTTGTCGAAGTGCAGCTCGCGGGTGGGGCTGCCCTTGATGCCCAGCTTCTTCTCCTTGGCCCCGAAGGTGAAGCCCTCGTCGGACTTCTCCACGACGAAGGCGGTCACGTTGCGGCCCCGCTGGCCGTCGGGGTCGGTCACGGCCAGGACGGTGTAGTACTCCGAGACCCCGGCGTTGGTGATCCACGACTTCTGCCCGTTGAGCACGAACGACCCGTCGGGCTGCTCGATGGCCTTGCACGTCATACCCGCGGTGTCCGAGCCGGCGCCGGCCTCGGACAGGCCGTAGGAGAACATCGCCTCACCGCGCGCGACGGGCGGGAGGTACTTCGCCTTGATCTCGTCGCTGGCGGCCAGGATCAGCGGCATCGTGCCGAGCTTGTTGACGGCCGGGATCAGCGAGGAGCTTGCGCAGGCCCGCGCGACCTCCTCGATGACGATGCAGGTCGCGAGGGCGTCAGCCCCGACGCCGTCGTACTCCTCGGCGATGTGCGGGGCGTGCATGTCGGTCGCGACCAGCGCCTTGAGCGCCTCCTCGGGAAACCTGCTCTCCTCGTCCACCGCCGCCGCGTGCGGCGCGATCTGCTCGTCGGCGATCTCCCGGATGGCCTCCCGCAACGCCTCGTGGTCCTCGTTGATCCGGAACAGGTCGAAGTCGGTCATGCCCCACAGCGTACTGGCCCGTGGACGACGGCTGACGCGCCCGTCAAGATTCCGCGACGCCCAGGTGCCTCACACGCAGGTGCCCGCATGGTGGGACCCACGCCACGGTTGAGAAGTGCCCGCGGGACGGTGCCGCCCGACCACCCGGAGAACGTGCACGCCTCACGGACGTGGGCGGCTCAGCCCCCGCGCCGCTGCCGCAGCTTCTCGCCCTTGGCGTGGGCCTGGTCGCTCAGGTCCGCGGCGAAGGTCGCCAGCTGCACCCCCAGCCGCTCCGCCAGCTCGCCCTCCCCGGCCGCGAGCACCCGCACCGCCAGCAGACCGGCGTTGCGCGCACCGCCCACCGACACGGTCGCGACGGGGATCCCGGCGGGCATCTGCACGATCGAGAGCAACGAGTCCATCCCGTCCAGGTGCTTCAGCGGCACCGGGACCCCGATGACCGGCAGCACCGTCACCGACGCCAGCATCCCCGGCAGGTGCGCCGCCCCGCCCGCGCCCGCGACGATCACCCTCAGGCCGCGGTCGGCCGCGCCCTGCCCGTAGGCGATCATCTCGGTCGGCATCCGGTGCGCGGAGACGACGTCCGCCTCGTAGGGCACGCCGAACTCCTCCAGCGCCTGCGCGGCGGCCTCCATCACCGGCCAGTCGCTGTCGCTGCCCATCACCAGCCCGACGAGGGGTGCGGGCCCGGTGCCGATCGTGTCGCCGGTCATTCGGTCACCACTCCTTGCAGGTAGTCCGCGGCGTGCCGGGCCCGTCCGCGCAGCTCCTCGAGGGACTCCGCGGAGCCGTCACCCCCGAAGACGGTGACGTGGCCCAGCTTGCGGCCCGGGCGCACGCCCTTGCCGTAGAGGTGGATCTTCAGCCCCGGGTCGCGCGCCATCAGGTGCCGGTAGGTCCCGTAGAGCCCCGGGTAGTCACCGCCGAGCACGTTGGCCGACGCGGTCCACGGGTCCCGCGCCGACGGGTCGCCCAGCGGCAGGTCCAGCACCGCGCGCAGGTGCTGCTCGAACTGGCTGGTCACCGAGCCGTCGATCGTCCAGTGGCCGCTGTTGTGCGGGCGCATGGCGAGCTCGTTGACGAGGTATGTGGTGGCGCCGGTCTGCGGGTCCCTCACCTCGAAGGCCTCCACGGCCATGACGCCCGTGACGCCGAGCTCGCCGGCGATCCGCAGCGCGCCCTGGGTGAGCGAGGTGGCCAGGGCCGGGTCCAGACCGGGCGCCGGGGCGAGCACCTCGGTGTTGATGCCGTCCTCCTGGACGGTCTCCACGACCGGCCACGCGGCCGCCTGTCCGGACGGGCTGCGCCCCACCATGATCGACAGCTCGCGGGTGAACTCGACCGCCTCCTCCAGCAGCAGACCGTCGGACAGGCCGGCCTGCCCGACGCCGGCGAGCCACGGCGCCACCTCGGCCGGGCCACGGCATACCTGGACGCCCTTGCCGTCGTAGCCCCCGCGCGGGGTCTTGACCACGATCGGCCAGCCCACCTGGGCGGCGAAGGCCTCCACCTCCTGGGCGGTGCGGGCCCGCGCCCATCGGGGGCAGGGCAGACCGAGCTCGGTGAGCCGCTCGCGCATCGCGAGCTTGTCCTGGGCGTAGACCAGGGCCGCGGGGGCGGGGTGCAGCTCGACGCCGTCCTCGGCGAGTGCAGCCAGGACCTCCTGGGGCACGTGCTCGTGGTCGAAGGTGACCACGTCGCAGTGCCGGGCCCAGACGCGCAGCGCCTCCAGGTCGGTGTGCTCGCCGACCGGGCTGTGCGGCACGACGAGGGCGGCGGCGGCGGTCCGGGACTCGGCGAGCACCGACAGGGTCAGCGACAGCGCGACCGCGGGCGGCTGGCACATCCTGGCCAGCTGGCCCCCGCCGACGATCCCGACGACCGGGAAGCCGCCCTCGGCGCGCAGCGGGGGAGCGGGCGCGGAGGACTCGTCGGGGGCGGGCGTGGGTGTCGTCGGATGCACGGTCAGACCCTACCCACAGGCCGCACGTAGACTCGCGCAGGTGACCCCGCAGCCCACCCTCGTCGCGCGGCTGCGGCGTCTCTACGACACGCTCGCCCACGAGGTCGCCAAGTTCGGCACCGTCGGGGCGCTGGCCTTCCTGCTCGACACCGTGCTCTACAACGTCCTCGTCTTCGGCGTGCCCGGCGTGGTCGACGGCGCGATGGCCGACCAGCCCCTGCTGGGCAAGGTGCTCTCCACGAGCATCGCAACGGTCTTCTCCTGGCTCGGCAACCGGCTGTGGACCTTCCGGCACCGGCGGCGGGTGGCGGTCGGCCGCGAGTTCGTGCTGTTCCTCTTCTTCAACGCCGTCGGACTGGCGATCGCGCTGGCCTGCCTGGGCTTCTCCCGCTACGTGCTCGACCTGCACAGCCAGCTGGCCGACAACCTCTCCGGCAACGGCGTCGGGCTGGTGCTCGGGACCCTCTTCCGGTTCTGGGCCTACCGCACGTTCGTCTTCCGGGCCGAGCTGGAGGCCGAGGAGGGCCTGGCGCCCGAGGGTCAGGGCGTCGTGGCCAGCGGCAGGTAGAGCGAGAACACCGGCGGCCGCACCCGCGTCAGCTCCAGCCGCCCGCCCATGGTCTCGGCGGTCTCCCGCGCCACCGCCAGGCCCAGACCGGTGCCCGACCCCGTCGTGACCGCCCGCTCGAAGACCGAGCGCGCCATCTGGTCGGGGATGCCCGCCCCCTGGTCGGCCACCGTGAACACCGCCGAGGGTCCGGACCTGCCGACGTGCACCTCGACCCGGCCGCGGCCGTGGACGAGGGCGTTCTCGACGAGCGTGTTGAGCACCTGCGAGACCGCCGGGGCGCTGGCCTCGACGATGATGCCGCGCTCGCTGCTGAGCACGATCTCCCGCTCCTGCTCGGCGAACGCGGGCGTCCACTCCTCGTCGAGGCCGGCGAGGACGTGGTCGACGGCGCTGAGCGCACCGCCGCTGGCGTGACCGACCCGGGTGCGGCGCAGCAGCTCGGCGACGACGCCGGTCAGCCGCTCCACCTGGCCGATGGCGATCTCGGCCTCGGTGCGGGCCACCGCCGCGTCCTCGGCCTGGGCGATCTCCTCCAGCCGCAGCAGCAGGGCCGCCAGCGGGGTACGCAGCTGGTGGGAGGCGTCGGCGGCGAAGGACCGCTCGGAGACCAGGGCCCGGGCGAAGGTGCTGTGGTGCCGGTCGATCTCCCGGGCGACCGCGTCGATCTCCCTGATGCCGCCCCGCCAGGGGGGCGGCTCGACCAGTCGCCCGGGACGGGTCTGCGGGTCCAGCGCGAAGCCGCCGGAAGCCATCTCGTCGGTGCGGTGGGCCAGCCGGCGCAGCGGGTCGGCCACCACCTCGGCGGTGCGGTCCGCCAGCGGGCGCAGGGCCCAGGCGACAGCGCCGACGGTGGCCAGGGACCCGCCCACGACGGTGAGCAGGAGCGCCCACAGCGGGACCGGCCCGAGTCTCTCCTCGAGCGCGACGAGGATCCACACCACCAGGCCGGTCGTCCCGGCGACCACGCCGGTGACGACGAGCAGGACGCGCAGCGCGAGCTCGCGCAGGACCTCGCGCACGAGGGGTCAGTCCGTCCCGACGTCGTCCGCGTCGGCGGGGTCGTCCTGGAAGCGGAAGCCGACACCGCGCACCGTGACGATGTGGCGGGGGTCGTGCGCGTCGTCGCCGATCTTGCGGCGCAGCACGGACACGTGCATGTCGAGCGTCTTGGTCGAGCCGAACCAGCTGTCCCACACCTCGCGCATGAGCAGCTCGCGGGGCACGACCCTGCCCTCCTCGCGCATCAGGACGCGCAGCAGGTCGAACTCCTTGGTCGTCAGCCGCACCTCCTGGTCGTGCAGGAAGACCCGACGGGCCTGCACGTCCATCCGCAGCGCCGCGCCCTCGCGGGTGGCCAGCGGCTCCGGTCCGCGCCGCAGCAGGGCCCGCACCCGGGCCAGCAGCTCGCCGAGCCGGAACGGCTTGGTCACGTAGTCGTCGGCGCCCGCGTCGAGCCCGACGACGGTGTCCACCTCCTCGCTGCGCGCGGTGAGCATGAGCACCGGCGTCCGGACGCCGGCGTCGCGGACGGCGCGGCACACGTCCACCCCGTCGATGTGCGGCAGGCCGAGGTCGAGGATCACCAGGTCGTGCGCCGGCTCCTGGACGGCCTCGCTCAGCGCGGCCCGCCCGTCGTCGGCGATCGTCACCACGTAGCCCTCCCTCCGCAGCGCCCTCGCGAGCGGCTCAGAGATGGTGGGGTCGTCCTCGGCCAGCAGCACCCTGGTCATGTCCGCGTCCTCCTTCGTCGCCACCCGACTGTATGTCCTCCGCTCAGGTCCCGGGCCATGCCGGCGTCCGCTTCTCCACGAAGGCGGCCACCCCCTCGGCACGGTCCCGGCTGAACGCGGTGGCCCGCCAGCAGCCGTCCTCGATCTCCAGCCCGGCGGCCAGGTCGGTGCCCTGGCCCAGGCGCATGGCCTTCTTGGCGTTGCGCACCGCGACCGGCGAGTTCGCGGCGATCCCGGTGGCGATCTGCAGCGCCCGGTCCCGGGCGTCTCCGGCGGGGACCAGCTCGTCGACGACCCCCAGGTCGCGGGCCTCCGCGGCCGTCAGCCGGCGGGCGGTGAAGATCATCGACGCGGCCCGCGACCAGCCCACCCGGCGGGTGAGCAGCTGGGTGCCGCCGCCGCCCGGGATGACGCCGACGCCGACCTCGGGCAGCCCCAGCGTGGCGCGCTCGCCGGCGACGACCAGGTCGCAGGACAGCGCGATCTCCATCCCTCCCCCCAGCGCGTAGCCCTCCACCGCCGCGACCGCGGGGACCGGCAGGTCGAGCACGCCGCGGTAGGCCAGCCTGGAGACCAGCCGGTGGTCCATCATCTGGGCGTCGGTGAAGCCGTTGCGCTCCTTGAGGTCGGCGCCGACGCAGAACGCCCGGTCGTGCGTGCTGGTCACGACGACGGCGCGCACCGAGGGGTCGGCGCCCAGCGCGGCGGTGGTGGCGGTGATCTCCTCGCTGAAGGCGGTGCTGATCGCGTTCATCGACCCCGGCCGGTCCAGGGACAGCTCGACGACGTGCCCGCCCTCACCGTGCCGGATGACCTGCAGCATCGTGGGTGCGTCCATGGGGGCAGGCTAC
Coding sequences within:
- a CDS encoding serine/threonine-protein kinase, which codes for MPDVHDEHDDPDLETTRQTPVGEDPEVVAGRYRILRTLGRGGGGIVWLALDEHLGREVALKRVSGETDAELLVTRGLREARTSATLAHDHVVRVYDAFVHEGVPWIVMEHVAGPSLSSLLEGGRSLPVATVARIGAQMATALAAAHGAGVVHRDVKPGNVLLTDDDGSDAKLTDFGIARAEEDQKLTRTGMVSGTAAYFSPEMARGEDPSPASDVWALGATLYTAVEGHRPFPDAGNAVAQLHAIARGEPTPPERAGVLAPVLRGMLDPDPATRWTADRAARALTGAARGLPADDDAQGWPGVGVAGGAAAGAAASDAGQRTAYPQGDPTQAVDAAGTTRQVPVQGETPAATAGRRPPRAAASYAGRGGALQHRRRGVRPGVVLGWLIGVLLAAALAWLVWTIAGDGPGGGTDGSSETTSSQSGSAVTADEAGQLVRTFYEALATEGLEAARGYLGPDAAVDPEIADGLTRVSWNRVDPVPQADGSVEVTTDVEYYYGDVRYAQQEVLVVARPEGGAAPLIVSRTTSDPVITTGGTDEHAGSGDAGDGDAGDGDAGSDGTGDAASAPAVDPAHAPDPADAAHPSDTRGNSGQAKNDNGKGNNGKGRGSGG
- a CDS encoding acyl-CoA dehydrogenase family protein; this translates as MHMLAPAPYRSPWMTEDLDDVRALARTFFERELTPHVDRWSKAGAVDREFWNRAGEAGLLCMSIPEEYGGGGGTFAHEAVIAEEQARAVDDGWGSQVHSAIVAHYILAYGTEEQKQRWLPGMASGELVGAIAMTEPGAGSDLQALRTSASLDGEHYVVDGSKTFVSNGLHADLVVIVVRTGGEGGRGLSLIVAETTDLPGFSRGRQLEKVGLKYQDTMELFFEDMRVPADNVLGGEAGLGRGFVQLMQQLGQERLIIAVTAVAAAETAVRLAVDYAKEREAFGRPILAFQNLRFELAECTTEALATRTLVDHCIGLHLQGRLDPATASMAKYFATDKQCELIDRALQVFGGYGFMTEYPIARMYASARVQKIYGGTNEIMKELIGRSL
- a CDS encoding CoA transferase, with amino-acid sequence MTGAEPLDGIRIVSVAINLPGPAAVARLVALGASAVTVLPPGGDPLQRYAPAYFEELHSGQDLRTADLRTEAGRAEVEGLLATADVLVTSSRPSALERMGLDFARVHERHPQVCQVDIVGYPGDAAEAAGHDLTYQAAHGLIAGGRMPSTLTVDLAGAERAAAEACASLVARARVGEGVRREVPLSDLAQTFSGPLRAGLTGPGQPLGGGLSVYGTYDTREGRIAVAALEPHFAATLLAALGLEPQDCTRERLGRAFSGRTAAEWQAWAAEHDIPLVAVRADPHGLDGLRTGPFSP
- a CDS encoding acyl-CoA dehydrogenase family protein, producing MTDFDLFRINEDHEALREAIREIADEQIAPHAAAVDEESRFPEEALKALVATDMHAPHIAEEYDGVGADALATCIVIEEVARACASSSLIPAVNKLGTMPLILAASDEIKAKYLPPVARGEAMFSYGLSEAGAGSDTAGMTCKAIEQPDGSFVLNGQKSWITNAGVSEYYTVLAVTDPDGQRGRNVTAFVVEKSDEGFTFGAKEKKLGIKGSPTRELHFDNCVIPGDRMVGERGEGLKIALRTLDHTRVTIGAQAVGIAQGALDAALAYVKERQQFGKAIAEFQGVQFMLADMGMKLEVARQMVYVAAARSERGDTDLPFFGAAAKCFASDAAMEITTDAVQLFGGYGYTKDFPVERMMRDAKITQIYEGTNQVQRIVMARQLLKG
- the purE gene encoding 5-(carboxyamino)imidazole ribonucleotide mutase; the protein is MTGDTIGTGPAPLVGLVMGSDSDWPVMEAAAQALEEFGVPYEADVVSAHRMPTEMIAYGQGAADRGLRVIVAGAGGAAHLPGMLASVTVLPVIGVPVPLKHLDGMDSLLSIVQMPAGIPVATVSVGGARNAGLLAVRVLAAGEGELAERLGVQLATFAADLSDQAHAKGEKLRQRRGG
- a CDS encoding 5-(carboxyamino)imidazole ribonucleotide synthase; the encoded protein is MHPTTPTPAPDESSAPAPPLRAEGGFPVVGIVGGGQLARMCQPPAVALSLTLSVLAESRTAAAALVVPHSPVGEHTDLEALRVWARHCDVVTFDHEHVPQEVLAALAEDGVELHPAPAALVYAQDKLAMRERLTELGLPCPRWARARTAQEVEAFAAQVGWPIVVKTPRGGYDGKGVQVCRGPAEVAPWLAGVGQAGLSDGLLLEEAVEFTRELSIMVGRSPSGQAAAWPVVETVQEDGINTEVLAPAPGLDPALATSLTQGALRIAGELGVTGVMAVEAFEVRDPQTGATTYLVNELAMRPHNSGHWTIDGSVTSQFEQHLRAVLDLPLGDPSARDPWTASANVLGGDYPGLYGTYRHLMARDPGLKIHLYGKGVRPGRKLGHVTVFGGDGSAESLEELRGRARHAADYLQGVVTE
- a CDS encoding GtrA family protein → MTPQPTLVARLRRLYDTLAHEVAKFGTVGALAFLLDTVLYNVLVFGVPGVVDGAMADQPLLGKVLSTSIATVFSWLGNRLWTFRHRRRVAVGREFVLFLFFNAVGLAIALACLGFSRYVLDLHSQLADNLSGNGVGLVLGTLFRFWAYRTFVFRAELEAEEGLAPEGQGVVASGR
- a CDS encoding sensor histidine kinase translates to MREVLRELALRVLLVVTGVVAGTTGLVVWILVALEERLGPVPLWALLLTVVGGSLATVGAVAWALRPLADRTAEVVADPLRRLAHRTDEMASGGFALDPQTRPGRLVEPPPWRGGIREIDAVAREIDRHHSTFARALVSERSFAADASHQLRTPLAALLLRLEEIAQAEDAAVARTEAEIAIGQVERLTGVVAELLRRTRVGHASGGALSAVDHVLAGLDEEWTPAFAEQEREIVLSSERGIIVEASAPAVSQVLNTLVENALVHGRGRVEVHVGRSGPSAVFTVADQGAGIPDQMARSVFERAVTTGSGTGLGLAVARETAETMGGRLELTRVRPPVFSLYLPLATTP
- a CDS encoding response regulator transcription factor — protein: MTRVLLAEDDPTISEPLARALRREGYVVTIADDGRAALSEAVQEPAHDLVILDLGLPHIDGVDVCRAVRDAGVRTPVLMLTARSEEVDTVVGLDAGADDYVTKPFRLGELLARVRALLRRGPEPLATREGAALRMDVQARRVFLHDQEVRLTTKEFDLLRVLMREEGRVVPRELLMREVWDSWFGSTKTLDMHVSVLRRKIGDDAHDPRHIVTVRGVGFRFQDDPADADDVGTD
- a CDS encoding enoyl-CoA hydratase/isomerase family protein, giving the protein MDAPTMLQVIRHGEGGHVVELSLDRPGSMNAISTAFSEEITATTAALGADPSVRAVVVTSTHDRAFCVGADLKERNGFTDAQMMDHRLVSRLAYRGVLDLPVPAVAAVEGYALGGGMEIALSCDLVVAGERATLGLPEVGVGVIPGGGGTQLLTRRVGWSRAASMIFTARRLTAAEARDLGVVDELVPAGDARDRALQIATGIAANSPVAVRNAKKAMRLGQGTDLAAGLEIEDGCWRATAFSRDRAEGVAAFVEKRTPAWPGT